In a genomic window of Chryseobacterium sp. G0162:
- a CDS encoding POTRA domain-containing protein has translation MTRSIVTLIFFLSGFLLLSAQEKKDSLYYKIEEFSDKRKVTKFLHRFIFRREADSTSVKSRTEKLPQEAYNKKYIRNIRIETIDPFGYDSKDQKEKLKWYDWFTDHLHSTTRTSTVNNYLLFKEGEEYNAQKLYESERLLRTMPFINRVNISVADDTSNKDSIDVVVKVLDSWSLKPRISYSGSKIGLGVTEENVLGLGHTFDFLYRNDSKEKQDYVLGSYTTYNLFGSYISAQILGERDFLRNERINFNVRRDFFSPLTKWAGGFTFEYFMRNVLLPLETDTAFPEVQIKVYSQDLWGGYQIPVSSDPSEKVSSNIAVIGRFQNYQYKDSPGIDQYKYFSSYNSFLMSVGLINRRFSVQKNIFQYDLPEDIAYGNSVNIIAGGLSRNKEVNPYAGVSASYGSFTKLGYFTLKAQFGRFFNEDSQNRESFRIDGTYFTNLMDWKFAKVRHFFSPTLALGNPQHNYSYKDRINLTSPDEFPVYNADYIGTKKMVLRYQLQMFVNKTWKNFHFSPYLTMAVGWLGMPNEKLFNTRTNTKIGVGVLINNPFLVFNRIQVSFTYYPRVPFDNNSVFDFNSNRNNLLPMNSFATEVPHFVNFGN, from the coding sequence ATGACTAGATCAATTGTAACTTTAATTTTCTTTTTAAGTGGTTTTTTATTGTTAAGTGCCCAGGAAAAGAAAGATTCACTTTATTACAAAATAGAAGAATTTTCGGATAAAAGAAAAGTCACTAAATTCCTTCATCGTTTCATATTTCGTAGGGAAGCAGATTCTACTTCCGTGAAGTCCAGAACTGAAAAACTTCCACAGGAAGCCTATAATAAAAAATATATCCGAAACATCAGGATCGAAACCATTGACCCTTTTGGATATGATTCTAAAGATCAGAAAGAAAAATTGAAATGGTACGATTGGTTTACAGACCACCTTCATTCCACAACAAGAACTTCTACTGTTAATAATTATTTGCTTTTTAAAGAAGGGGAAGAGTATAATGCCCAGAAACTCTACGAATCTGAACGTTTGTTGAGAACAATGCCTTTTATAAACAGAGTGAATATCAGTGTTGCCGACGATACTTCCAATAAAGATTCTATTGATGTGGTGGTAAAAGTTCTTGATTCCTGGAGCTTAAAGCCAAGAATCAGTTACTCAGGAAGTAAGATTGGCCTTGGAGTTACTGAAGAAAATGTATTGGGACTAGGCCACACCTTTGATTTCCTTTACAGAAATGACTCTAAAGAAAAGCAGGATTATGTTTTAGGAAGTTATACCACCTACAATCTTTTTGGATCTTACATTAGTGCTCAAATCCTCGGAGAACGGGATTTTTTGAGAAATGAAAGAATCAATTTTAATGTCAGAAGAGATTTTTTCTCCCCTTTAACAAAATGGGCGGGTGGTTTTACTTTTGAATATTTTATGCGGAATGTTTTACTTCCCTTAGAAACGGATACTGCATTTCCCGAAGTTCAGATCAAAGTATACAGCCAGGATTTGTGGGGTGGGTATCAGATCCCGGTGTCATCAGATCCCAGTGAAAAAGTTAGCAGTAATATTGCTGTTATAGGAAGATTCCAAAACTATCAGTATAAAGACAGTCCTGGAATCGATCAGTATAAATATTTTAGTTCCTACAACAGTTTTTTGATGTCTGTGGGGCTTATTAACAGACGGTTTTCAGTGCAGAAGAATATTTTTCAGTATGATTTACCGGAGGATATCGCTTATGGGAATTCTGTGAACATTATTGCAGGTGGCTTATCCAGAAATAAAGAAGTAAATCCTTATGCAGGAGTTTCTGCATCTTACGGCAGCTTTACAAAGTTGGGATATTTTACCTTGAAAGCACAGTTTGGAAGATTTTTTAATGAAGACAGCCAAAACAGAGAGTCTTTCCGTATAGATGGAACGTATTTTACGAATCTTATGGACTGGAAGTTTGCGAAAGTAAGACACTTCTTTTCTCCAACTTTAGCTTTGGGGAATCCACAACATAATTATTCTTATAAAGATAGAATCAATCTCACTTCGCCAGATGAATTTCCTGTTTATAATGCTGATTACATTGGAACTAAAAAAATGGTCTTAAGGTATCAGCTTCAGATGTTTGTTAATAAAACCTGGAAAAACTTCCATTTCAGCCCTTATTTAACGATGGCAGTAGGATGGCTGGGTATGCCCAATGAAAAGCTGTTCAATACCCGTACAAATACTAAAATAGGAGTGGGAGTTTTGATTAATAATCCGTTTTTGGTGTTCAACAGGATTCAGGTTTCTTTTACCTATTATCCTCGTGTTCCATTTGATAATAACTCTGTTTTTGATTTTAACAGCAACCGAAACAATCTTCTCCCAATGAACAGTTTTGCTACGGAGGTGCCTCATTTTGTGAATTTTGGGAATTGA
- a CDS encoding helix-turn-helix domain-containing protein: MLYKQIHIGECIEEKVKQEDIDMDRLMRFLDVSEEEILKMYKEAEITTNMLLKWSKVLEYDFFRIYSQHLILYAPPKCRDSEHKTKQSPLLPIFRKNIYTKEIIEFMIEMVNDGKKTRAQIMEEYKIPKTTLYKWFEKYNKQALINTRTKG; encoded by the coding sequence ATGCTATATAAACAAATACATATTGGCGAATGCATAGAGGAGAAAGTAAAACAGGAGGATATTGACATGGATCGCCTTATGCGTTTCCTTGATGTCTCAGAAGAAGAAATACTAAAAATGTACAAAGAAGCAGAAATTACCACCAATATGCTGCTGAAATGGTCTAAAGTTCTTGAGTATGATTTCTTCAGAATCTATTCTCAACATTTAATTCTGTATGCTCCGCCTAAATGTCGCGATTCTGAACATAAAACAAAACAGTCACCTTTGCTTCCCATATTCAGGAAAAATATATATACCAAAGAGATTATAGAATTTATGATTGAAATGGTGAATGATGGGAAAAAGACAAGAGCTCAAATAATGGAAGAGTATAAAATTCCTAAAACAACACTTTATAAATGGTTTGAAAAATATAATAAACAAGCACTAATTAATACCAGAACAAAAGGATGA
- a CDS encoding helix-turn-helix domain-containing protein, with product MKILIDRTVKNEKSRPNFKRIYEDLIHFKYPDKRKELCEILDKEKLTDYDLIRLNISLFGDQQHNQKLKAYDKETIIRMLDYQKKNRLNNTQLAIHFNLSRNTVTKWKRRFI from the coding sequence ATGAAAATTTTGATTGACAGGACTGTTAAAAATGAAAAGAGTAGACCCAACTTTAAAAGGATCTATGAAGATCTCATTCATTTTAAATATCCGGATAAAAGAAAAGAGCTTTGTGAAATATTAGACAAAGAAAAGCTTACAGACTACGACTTGATACGGTTGAATATCAGTTTGTTTGGTGATCAGCAACATAATCAGAAACTAAAAGCCTATGATAAAGAAACCATTATCAGGATGTTAGATTATCAGAAAAAAAACAGATTGAATAATACTCAATTGGCCATTCATTTTAACCTCAGTAGAAATACGGTTACTAAATGGAAAAGAAGATTTATATAA
- a CDS encoding tail fiber domain-containing protein, producing MKPKIIFKNYFYLILLISAQLHSQVGINTNTPEATLDILSKGNTASTKAVRINNSNNTEMITVTDAGRVGIGKVNPAGSLQLATTDVMGIISERSSNSTTGAPSYLILRRNNSTNPSVNGAVVSAQALGAVLFSGNSGDGYNETGAFINMYPMIIAYATQNFSATAQGAELRFLTTTNGTTTNAVRMTIANDGKVGIGRVPATNILEIAGEASKNTAGSWVANSDARLKKDVQQISSNEALDKLLKLKGVYYYWNDNNTGISRPKEKQMGFIAQNIQEIFPDKVTTDSNGYLQTVYGDYDAILVEAIRALHQKNQNLENRITELEKRLKK from the coding sequence ATGAAACCAAAAATTATTTTCAAAAATTATTTTTATCTGATTTTGCTTATCAGTGCTCAATTACACAGTCAGGTTGGGATTAACACAAATACACCAGAAGCAACATTAGATATATTAAGTAAAGGGAATACAGCTTCAACCAAAGCTGTCAGAATCAACAACTCAAACAATACCGAGATGATAACGGTGACAGATGCAGGAAGAGTAGGTATTGGAAAAGTAAATCCGGCAGGCTCCCTTCAACTGGCCACAACCGACGTTATGGGAATTATCAGTGAAAGATCATCTAATAGCACAACCGGTGCTCCTTCCTACTTAATATTGAGGCGAAATAATTCTACGAATCCTTCTGTTAATGGAGCAGTAGTATCAGCGCAAGCTTTAGGTGCGGTTCTTTTTTCCGGAAATTCAGGAGATGGCTATAATGAAACAGGAGCTTTCATTAACATGTATCCTATGATCATAGCCTACGCAACACAAAATTTTTCTGCCACAGCACAGGGAGCTGAGCTTAGATTCCTGACCACGACTAATGGAACGACAACAAATGCGGTGAGAATGACAATTGCTAATGATGGGAAAGTAGGAATAGGAAGAGTGCCTGCTACAAACATTTTGGAAATAGCGGGAGAAGCATCTAAGAATACTGCAGGCTCATGGGTTGCCAACTCTGATGCACGTCTTAAGAAGGATGTTCAACAAATTTCCAGTAATGAAGCTTTAGATAAATTATTAAAATTGAAAGGGGTATATTATTATTGGAACGATAATAATACGGGAATTAGTCGTCCGAAAGAAAAGCAAATGGGATTTATAGCTCAAAATATACAAGAGATTTTTCCAGATAAAGTAACTACAGATTCGAATGGTTATCTTCAAACAGTTTATGGAGACTATGATGCCATACTTGTGGAAGCTATAAGAGCATTACATCAAAAAAATCAAAATCTTGAAAATAGAATCACTGAACTAGAAAAAAGATTAAAAAAATAA
- a CDS encoding dsDNA nuclease domain-containing protein has protein sequence MSLHKLHIIGKNRDAVATQKGFTYQQLKTLEDWVSNRINNGDEDIYCEYEDDIFTQDSVSGKLTFKQIKLYSTNFSFTSESLVNALENFFSLYVKGEYSLNEVEFVFETNVSVAGRNVGDNDAKLLSDWNKNQGLLSEELLGKIRVRMRKILDNYVKERLTELSGKEATREEAEKAKIVYDSLSDQDIDQFINCIKWIFHREEPNVAVENVVANIKANITKLPLPLEEDRIDVYFALLLQEVMHKSIQDEPEARKLTKDQLDLVLLSAGEDDDKWYVEIFQQFNGYAPEIFLAGEFQAVVSAASYCRWKNIFDGHREIWLNLLMYYIGSADIPLISRRKAIYEYTFLKIGHNFKQDRSISPISGDQSLIMEYIESWEREPDLRYLELDIVFLQLVKAQIKGFGLKFPMDVLKRWELDILHFLNRQ, from the coding sequence ATGAGCTTACATAAACTTCATATCATCGGAAAAAACCGTGACGCAGTAGCAACACAGAAAGGATTTACCTATCAACAGTTAAAAACCCTGGAGGACTGGGTCAGCAATCGGATCAATAATGGGGATGAAGATATATACTGTGAATATGAAGACGATATATTTACGCAGGACAGTGTTTCGGGCAAGCTTACATTTAAGCAGATCAAGTTATATAGCACTAATTTTTCCTTTACCTCTGAGAGTCTTGTTAATGCTCTGGAAAATTTCTTTTCCCTATATGTGAAGGGCGAATATAGCTTGAATGAAGTTGAGTTTGTTTTCGAAACTAATGTTTCTGTAGCAGGAAGAAATGTTGGAGATAATGACGCTAAATTATTGTCCGATTGGAATAAGAACCAGGGATTACTGTCCGAAGAACTATTAGGCAAGATCAGAGTGCGTATGCGAAAGATCCTTGATAATTATGTTAAAGAGAGACTCACAGAGCTTTCCGGAAAAGAAGCGACGAGGGAAGAAGCAGAGAAGGCGAAAATCGTGTATGATAGCCTTTCAGATCAGGATATCGACCAATTTATTAATTGCATCAAGTGGATATTTCATCGGGAAGAACCCAATGTAGCGGTCGAAAACGTTGTTGCAAATATCAAAGCGAATATTACCAAGCTTCCATTACCGTTGGAGGAAGATAGGATAGATGTTTATTTTGCACTTCTGTTGCAAGAAGTAATGCATAAATCCATTCAGGATGAACCTGAGGCCCGTAAACTTACCAAGGATCAGTTAGATTTAGTGCTTTTAAGCGCAGGTGAGGATGATGATAAGTGGTATGTTGAAATTTTTCAGCAGTTTAACGGTTATGCTCCGGAAATATTTTTAGCAGGTGAATTCCAGGCAGTAGTCAGTGCCGCTAGTTATTGCAGGTGGAAAAATATCTTTGATGGGCATCGGGAAATCTGGCTTAATCTTCTTATGTACTATATTGGCTCTGCTGACATCCCTTTGATTAGCAGGAGAAAGGCTATTTATGAATATACTTTTTTAAAGATTGGGCATAATTTTAAGCAGGACCGAAGTATTTCTCCTATTTCAGGAGATCAGTCCCTAATTATGGAATATATCGAAAGCTGGGAGCGAGAGCCTGATCTTAGATATCTGGAATTGGATATTGTTTTCCTTCAACTGGTTAAAGCACAAATTAAAGGATTTGGACTGAAATTTCCAATGGACGTACTTAAACGGTGGGAATTGGATATATTACATTTTCTTAATAGGCAGTAA
- a CDS encoding SMEK domain-containing protein, with protein MSKPEYFQNITKYLINYVAYLEYNNSLGLSDYTIFAEHSFKDILNKIFGWNLVNANFIKKNQSSYDLLCEKNGVFVQVTSNKKHKQKYDSSIQSFKKLNVRANRFIVLFIRMGLNKQLLESVKENGITYEAFDVPKLLDYIFENCSTPGKFQEINEILEEMLQPTMVGSKKHIPIKLPEQKIMPLSNGIYVDRSRLVEDLFSFVQNDNGLLIGGPGYGKSYILEELQRYCVERSVNCYLIRINDLTTGTYEEIGEELKVNRDWLGVLGQLKHSEHRSILIFDAYDTAKDGTLKANIMKAIKKSLSDLGDDWRVLVSVRTYDATKSIKLLEMFPNGNINRQFSCRYFDIPQLLDTDVEAALDAIPEFKNILKKCNEELRKLLRIPYFLNIFYLILNGDRFKVKTFIDVQSEEELLNKFWTNKIDDSLEKIIFLKKMTAHMAEKQSLSCDLSLIVNEQNTAVLHELISSGIVEEVSITKQKIAFTHNILLDFAIAKFLLQEQIKEQVNYVQKNEKMPFIFRQAFIYFYSKLYRDENATFWQHYFKIAEQDSPIFRLFHQTSLIYVLVNLYRKAEDIDIIYLEQDTQKRASIIKKVLEVIRFITKGNLREKDVDLLLRVSSDLHISHLWEIGILIQNGIEQFSGTKNSKMIAKLSAASFLCFDFILEKRKELRYKNYVDRNGGWRIIHNLCRTLPCNSAKVEKYFKRILLLLKEEDFPITYFNELAENITTIFLFKRGLAVKIYKTLYFHVENSDRVTNFGTSALVLRSNRKQDFSMIHYILEEKFNELLEIDFDEAMRLGFSIYELADNGYEGYRYRSAELKVGKLKSKIRSDYSRYDFDEDKGPSSYADRILQFVFENFNEKKNFNTGVGHIESVIPEIVSAMLWRRLIKNMVKYPEAIEGIAYQVLIERQFYIFDETLFECGELLNKVWPYFSKAKKQNVENVIIALLKATEFDLYPGMAESRVNQLLNCIPFGNVISDAAKEILDNQEKIPNQPLIQHGNLLADVSFATREEKIIRLGFSLDSMKDMLNFEKIEELEAFNNRFADKHVKPVRSDYQNIMSYLESLFLVCQQWPEMQKISFELEIARFLSIFSEQGKLLNAKKQGLAKRIAMHYINDPCYQKEAYEEGDLKDKWGVYGPTARNISVRILLKLLHAFGDKEIQGMVADLMADNEKITRYFALAGLPYFWRHDKGLFWKIVEERSRIEGDGMSLNKLMLAVCHNDIMDADPLKVEDFVASVLQKMSDSLIDPAQEYWRVLVVIMLKMVVFQKSVRMGEIIRENLGVKPFVNGLIFEIMKTIDPHSEKNNYIEEPAKYEDLLGLVMSIAEYQFEMIQDPAVSNGKKSDAYEVVYHLIMHLYFTVDRGKGENKNNSIGRIEKLAFYHKIKPVITYIVEQLVLEQSGNATARAGFYLMQMINSLFELDPQNMLSFTESIVCSSSISGFTNDYSMLKEIIKMTEAILTDYRELLDQKENFNNLISILDYFSNSGWQEAMEMTWRIKEAF; from the coding sequence ATGAGTAAACCTGAATATTTTCAGAATATTACAAAATACCTTATTAATTATGTTGCTTACCTTGAGTACAATAACTCATTGGGATTGAGTGACTATACGATATTTGCTGAACATTCATTTAAAGATATTTTAAATAAGATTTTTGGCTGGAATCTTGTCAATGCAAATTTTATCAAAAAAAATCAAAGTAGCTATGATCTTCTGTGTGAAAAAAATGGCGTTTTTGTTCAGGTTACTTCCAATAAGAAGCATAAGCAGAAGTATGACAGCAGTATTCAATCTTTTAAAAAGTTGAATGTAAGAGCGAACCGATTTATTGTTCTCTTTATCCGAATGGGGCTCAATAAACAACTGCTTGAATCAGTGAAGGAAAATGGAATAACTTATGAGGCATTTGACGTCCCTAAATTATTGGATTATATATTTGAGAATTGCTCGACACCGGGGAAGTTTCAGGAGATCAATGAAATCCTGGAGGAAATGCTACAGCCAACGATGGTTGGATCTAAAAAGCACATTCCAATAAAATTACCGGAGCAGAAAATTATGCCCCTTTCCAATGGGATTTATGTAGATAGAAGCAGATTGGTAGAGGATTTATTTTCCTTTGTACAGAATGATAATGGTTTATTGATCGGTGGTCCCGGATATGGGAAGAGCTATATTCTTGAAGAGCTTCAGCGATATTGTGTTGAGCGCTCTGTTAATTGTTATCTGATCAGGATAAATGATCTTACAACCGGGACATATGAAGAAATAGGTGAAGAGCTTAAAGTCAATAGAGACTGGCTCGGTGTTCTTGGTCAATTAAAACATTCAGAGCATCGGTCGATACTTATTTTTGACGCCTATGATACGGCAAAGGATGGAACTCTGAAGGCGAATATCATGAAAGCTATTAAAAAATCGCTGTCGGACCTGGGTGATGATTGGCGGGTTTTAGTCAGTGTCAGGACTTATGATGCTACAAAGTCAATAAAACTTTTAGAAATGTTTCCTAATGGCAACATTAATCGTCAGTTTTCCTGCCGTTATTTCGACATTCCGCAGCTTTTGGATACGGATGTAGAAGCTGCGCTGGATGCTATCCCAGAATTTAAGAATATTCTAAAAAAATGTAACGAGGAGTTACGTAAGCTACTAAGGATACCCTATTTTCTCAATATTTTCTATTTGATCCTGAATGGGGATAGATTCAAAGTCAAAACATTCATCGACGTGCAGAGCGAAGAGGAGCTTCTCAATAAATTCTGGACTAACAAAATTGATGATAGTCTCGAAAAAATAATATTTCTAAAAAAGATGACAGCTCACATGGCTGAAAAGCAAAGTTTATCCTGTGATCTCAGTCTAATTGTCAATGAACAGAACACCGCAGTATTACATGAGTTAATCAGTTCCGGGATTGTGGAGGAAGTTTCGATCACCAAACAAAAAATAGCGTTCACACACAATATCCTACTTGATTTTGCCATCGCAAAATTTCTTTTGCAGGAGCAGATAAAGGAGCAGGTAAACTATGTCCAGAAAAACGAAAAGATGCCTTTTATCTTTAGGCAGGCTTTTATCTACTTTTACAGCAAGTTATACCGGGATGAAAATGCTACTTTCTGGCAGCATTATTTCAAAATTGCTGAGCAGGACAGTCCTATATTTCGTCTGTTTCATCAAACTTCCCTTATCTACGTCCTGGTAAATTTGTACAGGAAAGCGGAGGATATCGATATTATCTATTTGGAGCAAGACACACAGAAAAGAGCAAGTATTATTAAAAAGGTTTTGGAGGTCATCAGATTTATAACCAAAGGTAACTTGCGGGAAAAAGATGTAGATCTTCTTTTAAGGGTTTCATCAGATCTCCACATCAGCCACCTGTGGGAAATAGGAATTTTGATTCAGAACGGCATTGAGCAGTTTTCGGGGACTAAAAATAGTAAAATGATTGCAAAGCTTTCGGCTGCCAGCTTTCTTTGCTTTGATTTTATCCTAGAAAAGAGAAAGGAGCTGCGATATAAAAACTATGTAGATCGCAATGGAGGATGGAGAATAATTCATAACCTATGCAGGACCCTGCCTTGTAATTCAGCTAAAGTCGAAAAGTATTTTAAACGTATTCTACTGCTGTTAAAAGAAGAAGACTTTCCGATCACCTATTTCAATGAACTTGCTGAAAATATCACAACTATTTTTTTATTTAAAAGGGGATTAGCGGTCAAGATATATAAAACTCTATATTTTCATGTTGAGAACAGCGATCGGGTGACAAACTTTGGAACCAGTGCATTAGTGCTTCGGAGCAATCGGAAACAAGATTTTAGTATGATCCATTATATATTGGAGGAAAAGTTTAATGAGCTTCTGGAAATTGACTTTGATGAAGCAATGAGGCTTGGATTTTCGATTTATGAGCTTGCCGATAATGGCTATGAAGGATACCGTTATCGCTCGGCGGAACTGAAAGTTGGAAAATTAAAATCCAAAATAAGGTCGGATTATTCCAGATATGACTTCGATGAGGATAAGGGCCCATCTTCTTACGCAGACAGAATTCTTCAATTTGTGTTTGAAAATTTCAATGAAAAGAAAAATTTTAATACCGGTGTTGGACATATTGAGAGTGTTATACCTGAAATCGTTTCGGCTATGCTATGGCGGCGATTAATCAAAAATATGGTAAAATACCCGGAGGCTATAGAAGGGATTGCTTATCAGGTTCTTATTGAAAGGCAGTTCTATATTTTTGACGAAACTTTATTTGAGTGCGGTGAGCTGCTCAATAAAGTATGGCCATATTTTTCGAAAGCAAAAAAGCAAAACGTTGAAAATGTAATTATTGCGCTGTTGAAAGCCACTGAATTCGACCTTTACCCGGGAATGGCAGAGAGCAGGGTGAACCAGTTGCTGAATTGTATTCCATTTGGAAACGTTATTAGTGATGCAGCAAAGGAAATTCTGGATAACCAAGAAAAAATTCCAAATCAGCCTTTAATACAGCACGGTAATCTGCTTGCTGATGTATCTTTTGCGACCAGGGAGGAGAAAATAATTAGACTTGGATTTTCACTTGATAGTATGAAGGATATGCTTAATTTCGAAAAAATTGAAGAGCTGGAAGCATTTAATAACCGTTTTGCTGATAAGCATGTGAAGCCTGTAAGGTCAGACTATCAAAATATTATGTCTTATCTTGAGTCTTTATTTCTGGTATGCCAGCAGTGGCCAGAAATGCAGAAAATTAGCTTTGAGCTGGAAATAGCAAGATTTCTTTCCATTTTTTCGGAGCAGGGTAAATTGCTGAATGCCAAGAAACAAGGGTTAGCAAAGAGAATTGCTATGCATTATATTAATGATCCTTGCTATCAGAAGGAAGCATATGAGGAAGGGGATCTGAAAGATAAGTGGGGAGTTTATGGCCCAACGGCAAGAAATATTTCAGTAAGGATACTGTTAAAATTGCTGCATGCATTCGGTGACAAGGAGATCCAGGGAATGGTAGCAGATTTAATGGCAGACAATGAAAAGATTACTAGATATTTTGCACTTGCTGGGTTACCTTACTTTTGGAGACATGATAAAGGGCTTTTCTGGAAAATTGTTGAAGAACGATCTAGGATAGAAGGTGATGGTATGAGTTTAAACAAATTGATGCTTGCGGTTTGCCATAATGACATTATGGATGCAGATCCTCTAAAAGTTGAAGATTTTGTGGCTTCAGTTTTACAAAAAATGAGCGATTCATTGATCGATCCTGCTCAGGAATATTGGCGTGTTTTGGTTGTCATCATGCTAAAAATGGTTGTATTCCAAAAGAGCGTACGTATGGGTGAAATCATTAGAGAAAACCTAGGAGTGAAACCCTTTGTCAATGGATTGATCTTTGAGATAATGAAAACAATTGATCCGCACTCAGAAAAGAACAATTATATTGAAGAACCTGCGAAATATGAGGATCTGTTGGGTTTGGTTATGAGTATTGCCGAATACCAGTTTGAAATGATCCAAGATCCAGCAGTTTCCAATGGAAAGAAATCTGATGCGTACGAAGTAGTCTACCACTTAATTATGCATCTTTATTTCACCGTTGATAGAGGCAAAGGTGAAAATAAGAATAATTCTATTGGCAGAATTGAAAAGCTGGCTTTCTACCATAAAATAAAACCGGTGATAACCTATATTGTAGAGCAATTGGTTCTCGAGCAAAGTGGCAATGCAACTGCTCGTGCGGGCTTTTATCTGATGCAAATGATAAACAGCCTTTTTGAACTGGATCCTCAGAACATGCTGTCTTTTACAGAGTCAATCGTCTGTTCGTCTTCCATATCTGGATTTACAAATGATTATTCAATGCTCAAGGAAATCATAAAAATGACGGAAGCTATTTTAACAGATTATCGTGAATTGCTTGATCAAAAGGAGAATTTCAACAATCTGATTTCAATATTGGACTATTTTTCAAATTCAGGCTGGCAGGAAGCTATGGAGATGACTTGGAGGATAAAAGAGGCATTTTAA
- a CDS encoding site-specific integrase produces MAKVTLRHKPIGKGRKSLYLDIYPPIQSETTGKLLRKFYLKLYIYNRPKSEFEKLHNKKTASLAQHIRAQRQIDLDNADYGFLIKTKLNADFVEFFQKEADKRPGSMHWSMAVTYFKKFVGKVFLFKHLNETLCEAYKNYLLSSPALGRSKRKIQKNTASTYFSRFKSVLKKAYRNRYISADLGNAIYNIKINDTHRPYLFRDELQKMANSECSSPLVKKAGLFSALTGLRFCDIENLKWGDIQGTSGNYYILYKQNKTGKAEYYPISDDTLSLLNPHGEYDAKIFEGLTYSDVIKFLPEWLKNAGIKKHFTFHGFRHTFATLQLTSGTHIYTVSKLLGHKDVKTTEVYLRIVDELTKVASEKIKLDLNSKNSLN; encoded by the coding sequence ATGGCAAAAGTAACCTTGCGCCATAAGCCGATAGGTAAAGGAAGAAAAAGCTTGTATTTAGACATTTATCCCCCTATCCAAAGTGAAACAACCGGCAAGCTGCTTAGAAAATTTTATCTCAAACTATACATTTACAATCGGCCGAAATCCGAATTTGAAAAACTTCATAATAAAAAAACCGCTTCATTGGCTCAGCATATACGTGCTCAGCGGCAAATTGACCTTGATAATGCTGACTATGGATTTCTGATTAAAACAAAATTGAATGCTGATTTTGTAGAGTTTTTTCAAAAAGAAGCAGATAAAAGACCAGGATCCATGCACTGGAGTATGGCAGTTACCTATTTTAAAAAATTTGTGGGCAAAGTATTTCTATTTAAACATCTTAATGAAACACTCTGTGAGGCGTATAAGAATTATCTACTATCTTCTCCTGCGCTTGGACGCTCAAAAAGAAAAATTCAAAAGAATACGGCTTCCACTTATTTTTCAAGGTTTAAATCCGTTCTTAAAAAAGCCTATAGAAACAGATACATTTCGGCAGATCTCGGAAATGCCATTTATAATATCAAAATAAATGATACCCATAGACCTTACCTTTTTAGGGATGAATTACAAAAAATGGCCAATTCCGAATGCAGCTCCCCTCTTGTTAAGAAAGCAGGCCTGTTTTCTGCACTAACCGGGCTTCGCTTCTGCGATATTGAAAATCTAAAGTGGGGCGATATACAGGGAACATCCGGAAATTATTATATACTATATAAGCAGAATAAAACGGGAAAGGCAGAATACTACCCTATTTCAGATGATACCCTTTCACTACTGAATCCTCATGGTGAATATGATGCAAAAATTTTCGAGGGTCTAACCTATTCTGACGTAATCAAATTCCTCCCTGAATGGCTTAAAAATGCTGGAATAAAAAAACATTTTACATTCCATGGTTTTCGTCACACATTCGCTACTTTACAGCTGACATCGGGTACGCATATCTACACGGTCTCAAAATTATTAGGGCATAAGGATGTTAAAACCACAGAGGTTTATCTGAGGATTGTAGATGAACTAACAAAAGTGGCCTCGGAAAAAATTAAATTGGATTTGAATAGTAAAAATTCATTAAATTAA
- a CDS encoding helix-turn-helix domain-containing protein, whose protein sequence is MSSNIRIERVCQYCGTKFIAKTIVTRYCSHTCNRKAYKLEQRNKKIDYTRYAVRNIEELKYQSISPPIYLTVKETSAILKCSTKMVYFLITTGRLKAINLSVRKTRINVLDLALIY, encoded by the coding sequence ATGAGCTCAAATATCAGAATTGAAAGAGTCTGCCAATATTGCGGTACAAAATTCATTGCTAAAACTATAGTTACCAGATACTGTAGTCACACTTGCAATAGAAAAGCCTATAAACTCGAACAAAGAAATAAAAAAATAGATTACACAAGGTATGCGGTTCGAAATATTGAAGAACTAAAGTACCAATCTATAAGTCCGCCGATATACCTTACGGTCAAAGAAACTTCTGCAATATTAAAATGCAGTACAAAAATGGTGTATTTCTTAATTACTACAGGCCGCCTAAAAGCCATCAACCTATCTGTGAGAAAAACAAGAATTAATGTATTAGATCTGGCACTAATTTATTAG